One window from the genome of Desulfovibrio psychrotolerans encodes:
- a CDS encoding LexA family transcriptional regulator: MTSFDEVFERIKLSTHTRTQVELADVLDIRQSSISDAKRRNSVPSDWYMKLFEKFGLNPDWLKKGIGPMYLRTEQGYEPLEGPVAGRVFEDSAKFGDPDARNAVVTIHSMQCENGENGERLLKGVGKLSIPQSFAGTHIQVLRVETSGMEPLIHKGAYVGLDSSQKNILSGEIYGVFVPYEGISLKRLFLDAANSRFVMRSENQSHPEQYLPVDKRAESIMGRVAWVLQTL; this comes from the coding sequence GTGACGAGTTTCGATGAAGTTTTTGAGCGCATTAAGCTCTCCACCCACACACGGACGCAGGTTGAGCTTGCGGACGTGCTGGACATCCGTCAGTCCAGCATATCCGATGCAAAACGCCGCAACTCCGTGCCATCCGACTGGTACATGAAGCTTTTCGAAAAGTTCGGCCTTAACCCGGACTGGCTGAAAAAGGGCATAGGCCCCATGTATCTGCGCACCGAACAGGGATATGAACCTCTTGAAGGACCCGTTGCGGGACGGGTGTTTGAAGACTCTGCCAAGTTTGGCGACCCGGACGCACGCAACGCCGTTGTCACCATCCACTCCATGCAATGTGAAAACGGAGAAAATGGCGAACGCCTGCTCAAGGGTGTTGGCAAGCTGAGCATACCGCAATCGTTTGCCGGCACGCATATTCAGGTGCTGCGCGTAGAAACCTCCGGCATGGAGCCGTTAATCCACAAGGGAGCGTACGTCGGTCTGGATTCAAGCCAGAAGAACATACTTTCCGGCGAGATATACGGCGTATTCGTACCTTACGAAGGCATTTCGCTGAAGCGCCTGTTTCTGGACGCGGCCAACAGCCGCTTTGTCATGCGCAGCGAAAATCAGTCGCACCCGGAGCAGTATCTGCCTGTGGACAAGCGCGCAGAGTCCATCATGGGCCGCGTAGCATGGGTGCTGCAGACGCTGTAG